One Bombina bombina isolate aBomBom1 chromosome 5, aBomBom1.pri, whole genome shotgun sequence DNA segment encodes these proteins:
- the PEX2 gene encoding peroxisome biogenesis factor 2 yields the protein MEEINPVLRISQLDAIELNKALEQLIWSQFNSCFQGFKPGLLTRFEPEIKAFLGLFLWRFTVYSKNATVGQAILNIQYKNDLAQTKKYRPLNKQQKVWLALFTVGSKWLEERSYDLFSNSPFGSSFQKTKYFINTIAGLVKFSVLLNFFIFLQQGKFATLTERLLRIRSVFITPQDVRQIGFEYMNREILWHGFAEFLIFLLPLINTQKLKSKIFSWCKPVSVLNFKDPSLAAHCRECCLCGQWPTMPHTIGCPHVFCYYCIKSNYIADMYFTCPKCSSQVQSLQPLEFKIEISEVHTL from the coding sequence ATGGAAGAGATAAATCCTGTGCTAAGAATAAGTCAGCTGGATGCTATTGAATTAAACAAGGCGTTAGAGCAATTAATCTGGTCCCAATTTAACAGTTGCTTTCAAGGATTTAAGCCAGGTCTGTTGACTCGCTTTGAACCAGAGATTAAAGCCTTTTTAGGACTTTTTTTGTGGAGATTTACAGTCTACTCTAAAAATGCTACTGTTGGCCAGGCAATTTTGAATATCCAGTACAAAAATGATCTGGCGCAAACTAAAAAATACAGGCCTTTGAATAAGCAGCAAAAAGTATGGTTGGCACTTTTCACAGTTGGAAGCAAATGGCTGGAAGAAAGATCCTATGATTTATTTAGTAATAGCCCTTTTGGATCATCTTTTCAGAAAACTAAATATTTCATCAATACCATAGCAGGACTTGTTAAGTTTAGTGtgcttttgaatttttttatttttctgcagcagGGCAAATTTGCAACATTGACAGAACGCCTTCTGAGAATACGATCTGTTTTTATCACACCCCAAGATGTTCGTCAAATAGGATTTGAATACATGAACAGAGAAATTTTATGGCACGGCTTTGCtgaatttcttatttttcttttgccTCTCATCAACACACAAAAGCTAAAATCTAAAATATTTTCTTGGTGCAAACCCGTCAGTGTTCTTAATTTCAAGGATCCCTCTTTAGCGGCACACTGCAGAGAGTGCTGCTTATGTGGACAGTGGCCTACAATGCCACATACTATTGGCTGTCCCCATGTTTTTTGCTACTACTGTATAAAAAGTAATTATATTGCTGACATGTATTTCACATGTCCAAAATGCAGCTCACAAGTACAAAGCCTACAACCCCTAGAATTCAAGATTGAAATATCTGAAGTGCACACTTTGTAA